In Pontiella desulfatans, one DNA window encodes the following:
- a CDS encoding alpha-amylase family protein, with the protein MLRLHIFLAIALTLSVSHGADFQPLERSYGRASVKTSGDELVVSSGKVERRWKWTGRGLATAGLRDLRSGNEWVEEAAGEADWRFPGLIEGDARLVSLTARESDDEGFTSRHLEVVAEMEYPQTGVWLKYVVWAYPDAPGVRTQIWLKGEPKAVDAVRAAKDGVAIGVVSGKPHQIPESMPESAAAPAYHTSNLYHGKEVELKIEGMKHDRNYKAMLSWWDTGGGKRRTQSVKVASMDGESLVQVVPPTALPAFRDKALPGDAAFNIPPEVRVGDMVRVKVQKEQGVNANLSELWVYEEGGAPEGLQLAGNRERIEHLETIAPEGYHLAAYLDCGGKTTLAPEMKEASGNRVDFLPVVGSGLTAFGYYNDTQHRHTPQHHMVREEPVDGSSVDWASVLFAEKGQGGMAWVKESHKCVNRSGVDTGGFISDAAGLHNTGSALSAPYLRPDEYRWCWASWTLLYPENTQFARELAMKQFDRARYPVDPQRDVFVKANTWGSGNSGEESMSMAAEKEVLKEIKSVADLGIDILQIDDGWQCGRQRPPNKARAWHVREDWYPDGWENVRQAAAKQNLKLGLWTAAYAELDDLKRNYDDGGFVTWKYDFAHIGNYSDLYGHWNKLRTFLLYTGHKARMAVDVTENAPRFGYFWARDFGCVWLSNRKPNNPSNTVPKPTLMLRENRELSTYVNLNKFELPIQNFARVNKQKSDAHLHGHAYEVALGLMGIPTFFQTTYHYEGDARKEVRELVGLYRQNQRELYNRFVFAIGDEPDNAAWSGFQWLAPGSDEGYLLIFRERENQERSKQVNLRGVDAGVPIRVVNLRTGKAGSLPVDASGAVNLEINDPADFLFMKYKRTGKPLQDS; encoded by the coding sequence ATGCTGCGACTTCATATCTTTTTAGCCATCGCCTTGACCCTATCCGTTTCGCACGGCGCGGATTTCCAGCCCTTGGAACGGTCGTACGGCCGTGCTTCCGTGAAAACTTCCGGCGATGAACTGGTTGTTTCTTCCGGAAAAGTGGAGCGGCGCTGGAAATGGACAGGGCGCGGTTTGGCCACGGCCGGACTCCGCGATCTGCGCTCGGGGAACGAATGGGTTGAAGAAGCCGCCGGGGAGGCCGACTGGCGCTTCCCGGGGTTGATCGAAGGAGATGCGAGGCTCGTTTCGCTCACTGCGAGGGAGTCGGACGACGAAGGCTTCACCTCCAGGCATTTGGAAGTGGTGGCGGAGATGGAATATCCGCAAACGGGCGTATGGCTGAAGTATGTCGTTTGGGCCTATCCCGATGCGCCGGGCGTGCGCACCCAGATTTGGCTGAAGGGCGAACCTAAGGCGGTCGATGCCGTCCGCGCGGCGAAGGACGGCGTGGCGATCGGCGTGGTTTCGGGGAAGCCCCATCAAATTCCCGAAAGCATGCCGGAGAGCGCGGCGGCGCCGGCCTACCATACCTCGAACCTCTATCATGGAAAAGAGGTTGAGCTGAAGATCGAGGGCATGAAGCACGACCGCAACTACAAGGCCATGCTGTCGTGGTGGGATACCGGCGGCGGGAAGCGCCGCACGCAATCCGTGAAGGTTGCGAGCATGGATGGCGAAAGCCTGGTGCAGGTGGTTCCGCCCACGGCGTTGCCGGCCTTCCGCGACAAGGCCCTGCCCGGAGACGCGGCGTTCAATATTCCGCCGGAAGTCCGGGTGGGTGACATGGTGCGGGTGAAGGTGCAAAAGGAGCAGGGCGTGAATGCCAACCTGTCTGAACTTTGGGTCTATGAAGAGGGGGGCGCTCCGGAAGGGTTGCAGCTGGCCGGAAACCGGGAACGGATCGAGCACCTCGAAACCATTGCTCCCGAAGGGTATCATCTGGCGGCCTACCTGGATTGCGGAGGCAAGACAACCCTGGCCCCTGAAATGAAGGAGGCCAGTGGAAACCGCGTCGATTTTCTTCCCGTGGTTGGAAGCGGGCTGACAGCCTTTGGCTACTACAACGACACGCAGCATCGCCACACGCCGCAGCATCACATGGTTCGCGAGGAACCCGTGGACGGCTCCTCCGTGGATTGGGCGAGCGTGCTGTTTGCCGAAAAGGGGCAGGGCGGCATGGCCTGGGTGAAGGAATCGCACAAGTGCGTCAACCGCTCCGGGGTCGATACGGGCGGATTCATTTCGGATGCGGCGGGCCTGCATAATACCGGTTCCGCGTTGTCGGCGCCCTATTTGCGGCCGGATGAATACCGCTGGTGCTGGGCAAGCTGGACGCTGCTCTATCCGGAAAATACGCAATTCGCCCGCGAGCTGGCCATGAAGCAGTTCGACCGCGCGCGCTATCCGGTCGATCCGCAGCGCGATGTCTTCGTGAAAGCCAACACCTGGGGCAGCGGCAACAGTGGCGAGGAATCCATGTCCATGGCCGCCGAAAAGGAAGTGCTCAAGGAAATCAAGTCGGTGGCGGATCTGGGGATCGATATTCTGCAGATCGACGACGGGTGGCAGTGCGGCCGCCAGAGGCCGCCGAACAAGGCGCGGGCCTGGCATGTGCGCGAAGACTGGTATCCGGATGGCTGGGAAAACGTGCGCCAGGCCGCCGCCAAGCAAAACCTCAAGCTCGGGCTCTGGACGGCGGCCTATGCCGAACTCGATGATTTGAAGCGCAACTATGACGACGGCGGGTTCGTGACCTGGAAATACGACTTCGCGCATATCGGCAACTACAGCGACCTCTACGGGCATTGGAACAAACTGCGCACCTTCTTGCTCTACACCGGCCACAAGGCCCGCATGGCGGTGGACGTGACGGAAAACGCGCCGCGCTTCGGCTATTTCTGGGCGCGCGATTTCGGCTGCGTTTGGCTTTCCAACCGCAAGCCCAACAATCCGTCGAACACCGTTCCGAAGCCGACCTTGATGCTGCGTGAAAACCGCGAGCTTTCAACATACGTCAACCTCAACAAGTTCGAGCTGCCCATCCAGAATTTCGCGCGGGTGAATAAACAAAAGAGCGATGCGCACCTGCATGGCCACGCCTACGAAGTGGCGCTGGGCCTCATGGGCATTCCCACTTTTTTCCAGACGACCTACCATTATGAAGGCGATGCCCGCAAGGAGGTGCGCGAGCTGGTTGGGCTCTATCGGCAGAATCAGCGGGAACTCTACAATCGTTTTGTCTTTGCCATCGGCGACGAGCCGGACAACGCCGCCTGGAGCGGGTTCCAATGGTTGGCGCCCGGCTCCGACGAAGGCTATCTGCTGATCTTCCGCGAGCGGGAAAACCAGGAGCGTTCAAAACAGGTTAACCTTCGGGGTGTCGATGCTGGTGTACCGATCCGGGTGGTGAATCTCCGGACCGGGAAGGCAGGAAGTCTGCCGGTGGATGCCTCCGGTGCGGTTAATCTTGAGATCAACGACCCGGCGGATTTCCTGTTCATGAAATATAAGCGTACCGGCAAACCGCTTCAGGATTCATGA
- a CDS encoding RNA polymerase sigma factor: MRAKNQDDEAAWEEFVRYYREFFHMVLNQMGLLSADADDLVQEILIQIWKSLPNHIYDQDRAQFRTWLSRLIRNQVLNHVRTTKRRDRKHAAVAEQGEEDHIAVVTEPEVEQIIRKEWEIYIVQLAIENIKPLFSERSIKAFSMSIDGYDTAHIAEYLGVKPNSVVKLKSRVKARLVKEIHRLRNELEAL, translated from the coding sequence ATGCGTGCAAAGAACCAGGACGACGAAGCGGCCTGGGAAGAGTTCGTTCGCTATTATCGGGAGTTTTTCCATATGGTGCTGAACCAGATGGGGCTCCTCTCCGCGGATGCCGACGATCTGGTTCAGGAAATCCTGATCCAGATTTGGAAGAGCCTGCCGAACCATATCTACGATCAGGACCGCGCCCAGTTCCGCACCTGGCTCAGCCGCCTGATCCGCAACCAGGTGCTGAATCATGTCCGTACCACGAAGCGGCGCGACCGCAAGCATGCTGCGGTTGCGGAGCAGGGCGAGGAAGACCACATTGCGGTTGTCACGGAACCTGAAGTGGAACAGATTATCCGGAAAGAGTGGGAGATCTACATTGTTCAGCTGGCGATCGAAAACATTAAGCCGCTGTTTTCCGAACGTTCGATCAAGGCGTTTTCCATGAGCATCGATGGTTACGACACGGCGCACATTGCGGAATACCTCGGGGTGAAGCCGAATTCGGTGGTCAAACTGAAGAGCCGGGTGAAGGCGCGGCTGGTGAAGGAGATCCACCGCCTTCGCAACGAACTGGAAGCGCTATGA
- a CDS encoding serine/threonine-protein kinase — MKTEYSIKAAGDMARQLASLYEEGADAGEEEPGIIYSELRSYGDRYINPEVLARGSMKKISRVFDTKTGRHVAMAELRANAPEELYEPFLREARLTALLEHPNIISVNDIGLTEAGLPYFTMDLKRGDSLGKFLKKNRNERRQLLEVFVKLCDAISYAHSQKVLHLDLKPENIQVGRFGDVFICDWGLGKVVGSPEDEEKEFDELLFNPDLLNNMTLVGELKGTPGYMAPEQFEKDGEKTYQTDIYALGCLLHTLLTEVPPLSGSMDEIRESTLAGRIVSPAKAFPNKEIHKGLNAVVMKALELKPANRYASVAALRDDVNNFLAGFSTTAENAGILKELSLFYRRNRAACLVGFFSLVAIFAMIGWFIGAQQQSIVETRAARDLAETRRREADESFAQYRKELTRNMRLMGTLAENLEFQALELSRTFFYMDPVQALELSIQRYQFLQSNDPDADFNSHIAYCYFILQDFAKANEYFEINSDWNGKLYKLSRKYEAVKKGELLGIGQLENLIRDLRVFKGTRKSMMEKMLVCDNEFRKDKSGYDQIVRVVLEGWNSRWTHGQFDYDPQAKTLRLRGDQLKEFAIVSQESSGESPLRFLDIHSLDAQGTGLHDLNQIKMLAIQTLDIRKTSVVDLEPIKHFSSLKTLVVAHGQFADGQLAALPRELTVAVR, encoded by the coding sequence ATGAAAACGGAATACTCCATCAAGGCGGCGGGCGACATGGCCCGGCAGCTGGCTTCCCTCTATGAGGAGGGGGCGGATGCCGGCGAAGAGGAGCCGGGGATCATCTATTCCGAACTCCGGAGCTATGGCGACCGCTACATCAACCCGGAAGTGCTGGCACGGGGTTCCATGAAAAAGATCAGCCGCGTGTTCGATACGAAGACCGGACGGCATGTGGCCATGGCCGAGCTGCGGGCCAACGCGCCGGAGGAACTTTACGAACCGTTCCTGCGCGAGGCGCGCCTTACGGCGCTGCTGGAGCATCCCAACATTATTTCGGTCAACGACATTGGGCTGACGGAAGCAGGGCTGCCGTATTTTACGATGGATCTGAAGCGGGGGGATTCGCTGGGCAAGTTCCTGAAAAAGAACCGGAACGAACGCAGGCAATTGCTGGAAGTCTTCGTGAAGCTGTGCGATGCGATTTCCTATGCCCACTCCCAGAAGGTGCTGCATTTGGATCTAAAGCCCGAAAATATCCAGGTGGGACGCTTTGGCGACGTGTTTATCTGCGACTGGGGATTGGGGAAGGTCGTCGGTTCACCGGAGGACGAGGAAAAGGAGTTCGACGAACTGCTTTTCAATCCCGACCTGCTCAACAACATGACGCTGGTCGGCGAGCTGAAGGGAACGCCGGGCTACATGGCTCCGGAGCAATTCGAGAAGGATGGTGAGAAAACCTATCAAACGGATATTTATGCCCTGGGTTGCCTGCTGCATACGTTGCTGACGGAGGTTCCGCCCCTTTCCGGCAGCATGGACGAAATCCGCGAATCGACCCTGGCGGGTAGAATTGTTTCCCCCGCAAAAGCGTTTCCCAACAAGGAGATTCACAAAGGGCTGAATGCGGTGGTCATGAAAGCCTTGGAGTTGAAACCCGCCAATCGCTATGCCTCCGTGGCCGCACTCCGCGACGATGTGAACAATTTTCTTGCGGGCTTCTCAACCACGGCAGAAAATGCCGGGATTCTTAAAGAGCTGTCGCTCTTCTACAGGCGCAATCGTGCGGCCTGTTTGGTCGGCTTCTTTTCGCTCGTGGCGATCTTTGCGATGATTGGATGGTTTATCGGTGCGCAGCAACAAAGCATTGTGGAAACCCGCGCCGCACGCGATCTGGCGGAAACCCGCCGTCGCGAGGCGGATGAATCGTTCGCCCAATATCGCAAGGAGCTCACGCGCAATATGCGCCTGATGGGCACGCTGGCGGAAAACCTGGAGTTTCAGGCGTTGGAACTCTCCCGCACCTTTTTCTATATGGATCCGGTCCAGGCGCTCGAACTTTCCATCCAACGGTATCAATTCCTGCAGTCGAACGATCCGGATGCCGACTTCAACTCACATATCGCATACTGTTATTTCATCCTGCAGGACTTTGCCAAGGCGAATGAATATTTCGAAATCAACAGCGATTGGAATGGGAAGCTCTATAAGCTCAGCCGGAAGTATGAAGCGGTAAAGAAAGGCGAACTGCTGGGCATCGGGCAACTTGAAAACTTGATTCGCGATCTGCGGGTTTTCAAGGGAACCCGGAAGTCGATGATGGAAAAAATGCTCGTTTGCGATAATGAGTTCAGGAAGGACAAATCCGGCTATGATCAGATCGTCCGTGTGGTGCTGGAAGGCTGGAACAGTCGCTGGACGCATGGACAGTTTGACTATGACCCTCAAGCGAAAACGTTGCGGTTGCGCGGCGACCAGCTCAAGGAATTCGCAATCGTTTCGCAAGAAAGCTCCGGGGAAAGTCCGTTGCGGTTCCTCGATATCCATTCATTGGATGCGCAGGGAACGGGACTCCATGACCTGAACCAGATTAAGATGCTCGCCATCCAAACCCTGGATATCCGGAAGACGAGCGTGGTGGATCTGGAACCGATCAAACACTTTTCCTCCTTAAAGACGCTTGTTGTTGCCCATGGGCAGTTTGCGGACGGGCAACTGGCGGCGCTGCCGCGCGAATTAACCGTTGCCGTGCGCTGA
- a CDS encoding glycoside hydrolase family protein, protein MKLMQHLFLGCAFAALSSATPGELEFEYVGKAVETKDTHVWGSSPVMGPDGKVHLYVAQWPIATRPNFDGWFKDCEIAHYVGDQPEGPFTFVRVAVRDQDGTFNSPHNPTIQHVDGKYVLCFIVNEVTQRSEWTKDGDLKTQRIIMYVADDLDDDWKPAAGAEPDGTILRKSAEPTDWNHDAKLGVSNPSLIKYNGKYMLYIKSVIPNGGGYTYGVAVSDALEGPYKTHPKKVTSKGIEDAYAFTMDNTVYLLSRNFGHAKGGSHGGGLLWKSGDGFWFPPEDVELSFEPLAHYIGTAALKNGTKYRPPAKVKDYSGRLERPQILMEDGKPAYVYMATGISTREGYGSCSHVFRIKTAK, encoded by the coding sequence ATGAAGTTGATGCAACACCTGTTTTTGGGGTGCGCTTTTGCGGCGCTCAGTTCGGCAACACCCGGCGAGCTTGAATTTGAATATGTCGGCAAGGCCGTGGAAACGAAAGACACGCATGTCTGGGGCTCGTCCCCGGTGATGGGGCCGGACGGGAAGGTGCACCTCTATGTGGCGCAATGGCCGATTGCTACGCGGCCGAACTTTGATGGGTGGTTCAAGGACTGCGAGATTGCCCACTATGTCGGCGATCAGCCGGAGGGTCCCTTCACGTTTGTCCGGGTGGCGGTGCGCGACCAGGATGGAACCTTCAACTCACCCCATAACCCGACCATCCAGCATGTCGATGGGAAATATGTACTCTGCTTCATTGTGAATGAAGTAACGCAGCGCAGCGAGTGGACGAAAGATGGCGACCTGAAAACGCAGCGCATCATCATGTATGTCGCCGACGATTTGGACGATGATTGGAAGCCGGCTGCAGGGGCCGAGCCGGACGGGACCATCCTTCGCAAGTCCGCCGAACCCACCGACTGGAACCATGACGCAAAACTGGGGGTCTCGAATCCGTCGCTGATCAAATACAACGGAAAATACATGCTCTATATTAAATCCGTAATTCCGAACGGCGGCGGATACACCTATGGGGTTGCGGTGTCGGATGCCCTGGAAGGGCCCTACAAAACCCATCCGAAAAAGGTGACCAGCAAAGGGATCGAAGATGCCTACGCCTTCACGATGGACAACACGGTTTATCTGCTCAGCCGCAATTTCGGGCATGCAAAAGGGGGCTCGCACGGTGGCGGCCTTTTGTGGAAATCCGGGGATGGGTTCTGGTTTCCACCGGAAGATGTGGAGCTCTCCTTTGAACCTTTGGCGCACTATATCGGCACGGCGGCCCTGAAAAACGGCACGAAATATCGGCCGCCGGCGAAGGTGAAGGACTATTCCGGCCGACTGGAGCGCCCGCAGATCCTCATGGAGGATGGCAAACCCGCGTATGTTTATATGGCGACCGGGATCAGCACCCGCGAGGGATACGGCAGCTGCTCGCACGTCTTCCGCATCAAAACCGCAAAGTGA